Proteins from a single region of Hordeum vulgare subsp. vulgare chromosome 6H, MorexV3_pseudomolecules_assembly, whole genome shotgun sequence:
- the LOC123405274 gene encoding ubiquitin-conjugating enzyme E2 11-like, protein MPESDWATRRIRKELKLLWIDPPAFCRPGPAPVTDLFHWEVVIDGPDGSPYSGGTFPVDVAYPKDYPFKPIKLTFKTKVYHPNIGPEGKMALDIFGSEWRPSLTVSTALLSVVSVLYDPLLDRPVRRDAARLYKRERGLFEHKARDWTRRYASAPVASFYPAVEETSDEAAAAAAAASRAVARRRSCGAGQQWRSFAARLPCIQP, encoded by the exons ATGCCGGAATCCGACTGGGCGACCAGGCGGATCCGCAAGGAGCTGAAGCTGCTCTGGATCGACCCCCCGGCGTTCTGCCGGCCTGGCCCGGCGCCCGTGACGGACCTGTTCCACTGGGAGGTGGTCATCGACGGCCCCGACGGCAGCCCCTACTCCGGCGGCACGTTCCCCGTCGACGTCGCCtaccccaaggactaccccttcaAGCCCATCAAGCTCACCTTCAAGACCAAG GTGTACCATCCGAACATCGGGCCGGAGGGGAAGATGGCGCTGGACATCTTCGGGAGCGAGTGGAGGCCTTCTCTGACGGTAAGCACGGCCCTCCTGTCCGTCGTCTCCGTCCTCTACGACCCCCTGCTCGACCGCCCCGTCCGCCGGGACGCCGCCCGGCTGTACAAGCGCGAGCGTGGTCTCTTCGAGCACAAGGCCAGGGACTGGACCCGCAGGTACGCCTCGGCGCCGGTCGCCTCCTTCTATCCGGCAGTGGAGGAGACGTccgacgaggcggcggcggcggcggcggcggctagcagggcgGTGGCACGTCGTCGTTCTTGTGGGGCAGGGCAACAATGGCGCTCCTTCGCGGCTCGTCTCCCATGCATCCAGCCATGA
- the LOC123405273 gene encoding ubiquitin-conjugating enzyme E2 11-like, producing the protein MVGVRAPPPPTMPESDWAVRRIRKELKLLWIDPPAFCRPGPAPVTDLFHWEVVIDGPDGSPYAGGTFPVDVKIPKKYPMEPIKLTFKTKVYHPNIGPEGRMALDIFGERWSPAITMSTALLSVVSVLYDPLLDLPVRRDAALLYRHGRGLFEQKARRWTRRYASAPVASFCPAAAGKELLEEAASGGAVARRRSCGAGKWRSLAARLLAI; encoded by the exons atggtgggtgTGCGAGCACCACCGCCGCCGACCATGCCGGAGTCCGACTGGGCGGTCAGGCGGATCCGCAAGGAGCTGAAGCTGCTCTGGATCGACCCCCCGGCGTTCTGCCGGCCCGGCCCGGCGCCCGTGACGGACCTGTTCCACTGGGAGGTGGTCATCGACGGCCCCGATGGCAGCCCCTACGCCGGCGGCACGTTCCCCGTCGACGTCAAGATCCCCAAGAAGTACCCCATGGAGCCCATCAAGCTCACCTTCAAAACCAAG GTGTACCATCCCAACATCGGGCCGGAGGGGAGGATGGCCCTGGACATCTTCGGGGAGCGGTGGAGCCCGGCGATCACGATGAGCACGGCCCTCCTCTCCGTCGTCTCCGTGCTCTACGACCCCCTGCTCGACCTCCCCGTCCGCCGCGACGCCGCCCTGCTGTACAGGCACGGGCGGGGCCTCTTCGAGCAGAAGGCCAGGCGCTGGACCCGCAGATACGCCTCAGCGCCGGTGGCCTCCTTCTGTCCGGCAGCGGCAGGGAAGGAGCTGCTGGAGGAGGCGGCGAGTGGTGGGGCAGTGGCACGTCGTCGTTCTTGCGGGGCGGGGAAATGGCGTTCCTTGGCGGCTCGTCTCCTTGCCATCTAG
- the LOC123405271 gene encoding uncharacterized WD repeat-containing protein C2A9.03-like, which translates to MSNYHDDHVEDMEDDYDMDDPAEDMIDAHHERGLRDSDSEDEEYAHSNDKIPDTSAADARKGKDIQGIPWERLAITRENYRKTRLEQYKNYENIPNSGEAAAKECKPTEKGGTYYEFRQNTRSVKSTILHFQLRNLVWATSKHDVYLMSHYSVLHWSALSGVDTELMNVQGHVAPREKHPGSLLEGFSQTQVSTLAVKDNLLVAGGFQGELICKHLDREGISFCCRTTYDDNAITNAVEIFNTSSGAVHFMASNNDSGVRDYDMERFQLCKHFQFDWPVNHTSLSPDGKLVVIVGDDPNGLLIDANSGKTLHSMKGHHDFSFASAWSPDGRTFATGNQDKTCRIWDARNLSKAVHVLKGNLGAIRSIRFTSDGQFLSMAEPADFVHIFDVKSDYKRRQELDFFGEISGMSFSPDTDALFVGVWDRTYGSLLQFGRLYNNWYHDSLL; encoded by the exons ATGTCTAATTATCACGACGATCATGTCGAAGACATGGAGGATGATTATGATATGGACGACCCCGCTGAGGACATGATCGACGCCCACCATGAGCGAGGTTTAAGGGACTCCGATTCGGAGGATGAAGAGTATGCCCACTCG AATGATAAAATCCCAGATACTTCGGCAGCGGATGCAAGAAAAGGAAAAGACATCCAAGGAATACCGTGGGAGAGGCTAGCTATCACACGGGAAAACTACAGAAAGACCAGATTAGAGCAGTACAAAAACTATGAGAATATTCCTAATTCTGGAGAAGCAGCAGCCAAG GAATGCAAACCGACTGAGAAAGGTGGAACATATTATGAATTCAGACAAAATACTAGATCAGTAAAATCAACCATCCTACATTTTCAG CTGAGAAATTTAGTATGGGCTACATCCAAGCATGACGTCTACCTAATGTCACATTACTCAGTACTTCACTGGTCAGCGTTGAGTGGTGTGGATACTGAACTTATGAATGTCCAAGGTCATGTGGCACCGAGGGAG AAGCACCCTGGAAGTCTATTAGAGGGTTTTTCTCAGACTCAAGTTAGTACCTTGGCAGTCAAGGACAATTTACTGGTAGCTGGCGGATTTCAAGGGGAGCTAATCTGCAAG CATCTTGACCGAGAAGGAATAAGCTTTTGCTGTCGAACAACATATGATGATAATGCCATTACTAATGCAGTTGAGATATTCAATACTTCTAG CGGTGCTGTTCATTTCATGGCATCGAATAATGACTCTGGTGTAAGAGACTATGACATGGAGAGATTCCAGTTATGCAAGCACTTTCAGTTTGATTGGCCAGTGAAT CATACATCACTGAGCCCTGATGGAAAGCTTGTTGTTATTGTGGGGGATGATCCTAATGGTTTACTTATTGATGCCAATTCAGGAAAG ACTCTTCATTCCATGAAAGGTCATCACGACTTCTCATTCGCATCAGCCTGGAGCCCTGATGGCCGAACATTTGCTACTGGGAACCAAGACAAGACATGCCGAATCTGGGACGCGAGGAACCTATCGAAAGCAGTCCATGTATTGAAGGGTAACCTTGGAGCCATTAGATCGATCCGCTTCACGTCGGACGGGCAGTTCCTGTCGATGGCGGAACCAGCGGACTTTGTGCACATCTTCGATGTGAAGAGCGACTACAAGAGAAGGCAAGAGCTGGACTTCTTCGGTGAGATATCTGGGATGTCCTTCAGCCCGGACACAGACGCCCTTTTCGTGGGCGTGTGGGATAGAACGTATGGTAGCCTCCTCCAGTTTGGGCGCCTGTATAACAATTGGTATCATGACTCGCTGCTTTGA